A genome region from Cucurbita pepo subsp. pepo cultivar mu-cu-16 chromosome LG02, ASM280686v2, whole genome shotgun sequence includes the following:
- the LOC111788188 gene encoding uncharacterized protein LOC111788188 has translation MSWLALSIANTLRLDDEEDEQHNDVVSSSSSSSTIPRNQMESQSQSQSQSQSQPQLDDEALSRRVKEDLTEFKQTLTRQFWGVATFLAPPPPPPEPGPTHHLNPAEDLVAPPDWKSFEASNQSDPSISGDEEDLTDPIEVLNMRSNHDAYAKSGILQEECYEVDWEGAVGITDEVLTFATNIAMHPETWIDFPIDEEEDNGDFEMSDAQKEHAFTIEHLAPRLAALRFELCPCHMSESYFWKVYFVLLHSRLNKQDAEALSTPQVAEARSMWMQELQKKTKPETFWCGRDTFELKESSDLLQEDDSSMGLETHSVSTLPWTFTSEPSMSSMSSNCETEKYQIETSETQFIDKSVIVEKPIIKDEDKNSTIESSSKFLVQNYDDESDNDWLEEDSGTILPPGYDEDISFSDLEDDDMVLPAKFKIVSKE, from the exons ATGTCATGGTTGGCTCTCTCCATTGCTAACACCCTTCGCCTTGACGACGAAGAAGATGAGCAGCACAACGACGTcgtatcttcttcttcttcttcttccaccaTTCCCCGCAACCAGATGGAATCCCAATCCCAATCCCAATCCCAATCCCAATCCCAACCCCAACTCGACGACGAAGCTTTATCTCGCCGCGTCAAAGAGGACTTGACTGAATTCAAACAAACCCTAACCCGCCAATTTTGGGGCGTGGCCACTTTCCTTgctcctcctccgcctccgccGGAACCGGGGCCGACTCATCATCTCAACCCGGCGGAGGATCTGGTTGCCCCTCCCGATTGGAAGTCGTTCGAGGCGTCTAATCAGTCTGATCCATCGATCTCCGGGGACGAAGAGGACCTGACTGATCCGATTGAGGTTTTGAATATGCGTTCCAATCATGACGCCTATGCGAAATCGGGGATTTTACAGGAGGAATGCTATGAGGTGGATTGGGAAGGCGCTGTTGGGATCACTGATGAAGTGCTGACGTTTGCGACGAACATTGCAATGCACCCTGAGACTTGGATTGATTTCCCAATTGACGAGGAGGAGGACAACGGTG attttgaaatgtCTGATGCCCAAAAAGAGCATGCTTTCACTATTGAACATCTTGCTCCTAGATTGGCTGCTCTCAGATTTGAACTCTGTCCTTGCCATATGAGTGAGAGTTACTTTTGGAAAGTCTACTTTGTGCTCCTGCATTCAAGACTCAATAAACAGGATGCTGAGGCTTTATCAACTCCACAG GTAGCAGAAGCCAGATCAATGTGGATGCAGGAATTACAAAAGAAGACCAAGCCAGAGACTTTCTGGTGTGGAAGAGACACTTTTGAATTAAAAGAGAGCTCTGATTTGTTGCAGGAAGATGATAGCTCCATGGGCCTTGAAACTCATTCTGTATCTACGCTGCCTTGGACATTTACATCTGAGCCAAGCATGTCGTCTATGTCGAGCAATTGTGAGACAGAAAAATACCAAATAGAGACTTCTGAAACACAATTCATTGATAAGTCCGTCATCGTTGAAAAACCTATAATTAAAGATGAGGATAAAAACTCGACGATTGAGTCTTCTTCAAAATTCCTTGTTCAGAACTACGATGACGAGTCAGATAATGATTGGCTAGAGGAAGACTCTGGGACCATCCTCCCTCCGGGGTACGACGAAGATATTTCTTTCAGTGATCTCGAGGATGATGATATGGTTCTGCCTGCTAAGTTCAAGATTGTTTCAAAAGAATAA